From the genome of Jaculus jaculus isolate mJacJac1 chromosome 17, mJacJac1.mat.Y.cur, whole genome shotgun sequence:
gtcaaaggacccaggttcaattcctcaggacccacgtaagccagatgcacaagggggcacatgcatctggaatttatttgcagcagctgaaggccctggcacatccattctttcttcctctttttttttccaatgtagagtctcgctctagcccaggctgacctggaattcaatacactatgtagtctcagggtgtccttgaactcacagtgatcctcctacctctgcctcccaaatgctgggattaaagtcataggccaccacacctgaagtctctctctctatatctgccccttccggtctcaaataaataaataaaaacaaaagaacaaaagggttactaaattttttaatgtattttatttatttatttgagagagggagagaaataggcaggtacggGGGGAAGGGTGGGTGataaaatgggcaggccagggccaccagccactgtaaaataaccccagatgtatgcgccccttgtgcatctgtgggtcctggggaatcaaacctgagtcctttggctttgtaggcaagcaccttaagcactaagccctcgctccagcccaattttttttaaattttgcttatttttattcatttgagagtgacagacagaggggagggagggagggagggtgggagagggggagggagagagagggagagagagagaacacctgcaaaggaactccagatgcatgcgaccccttgtgcatctggctaacgtgggtcctggagaaccaagcctcaaaccagggtccttaggcttcataggcaagcacttaactgctaaaccatctctccagcccagccctaattttttaatgttgtttttccaagtagggtctcactctagcccaggctgacctgggcttcattatgtagtctcagggtggcctaaaatttacagcaatcctcctacctctgcctcctaggtgctgggattaaaggtgtgcatcaccacacccagcttgtaacCCTTTTTCTTGGTGCACGTATGTTGCGTGGTATGGTGtatgtggtgcatgcacttgTATGTGCTGAGGCAGTCCCCCTACAAGAgcctgcagaggccaaaggagaacttCATTAGGTGTTTCTAATTCCCTAACCCCAGTgcagtgattctcaggtctctgctccccacaggactaggttacagacacacccagcttttttttttttttttttttttttaatattttttaattttttttttttttttttttatttactcgaaagtgacagagaaagaggcacatagagagaatgggcgggccagggcatccagccgctgcaaacgtactccagactcatgtgcccccttgtgcatctggctaatgtgggtcctggggaaatcaagcctcgaaccagggtacttaggcttcacaggcaagcgcttaaccgctaagccatctctccagccccacacccagctttttacatgagtgctagggcaACTGAACAATGGCAGTCTCAAGacccctcaggccttcatgcacACTTAATGGgagggccatctctccatccccaaatttCTGGAGcttggggagactgctcagtgggtaaagcatttgTTTTACAAGCCAGAGCATTTGGACCTCCAGAACGTTTGTACAGTGGGCATGTAGCATGagtcacctataatcccagcatgcctagaaCAAGATGGTGCCAGGCAAATTCTTAAAAGCTTCAAGTCCAACTAGTCTGGCCCACTTTGCAAAGAACATTGACACAAACTGCCTCACTCAAGGTGGAAGGCGAAGACCAAATTGTCCTCTTACCTTCACACAGGTGGGGTGGCATATGTGTCCtgacacacaaatacatacatactcaAAGATAAAAAATTGTaaggaagtcaggtgtggtggcacacacctttaatcctagcactcgggaggcagaggtaggaggatctccgagagtttgaggccaccctgagactccatagtgaattccaggtcagcctgagctaaaggaagaccctgactcaaaaaacagtaatagccaggcgtggtggcacacgcctttaattccagcacttgggaggcagaggtaggaggatcaccgtgagttcgaggccaccctaagactccatagtgaattccaggtcagcctaggctagagcgagaccctaccacaatCCCCTCCCcctaaaaaacagaaaacaacaacaacaaaatttgaaAGGAATGCTATATTAAAATTTcccaaatatggggctggagaaatggcttaacacctggctccattctttttttttttttttaagttaaaactttttttttaatttttgaagcatttgagtttttttttgtttgttttatttttcaaggtggagtttcactctagcccaggctgacctggaattcactctgtagtctcagggtggccttgaactcagggcaatcctacctctctctgcctgctgggattaaaggcgtgggccaccatgccaagttgagtttttttttttttaatttacaatcttttaaaaatattttatttattgaggagaaagaggcacatacaggaaaaaaaaaaatgggtgtgccagggcctccagccactgcaaacaaactccagactcacatgccaccttgtgcatctggtttatatggggactagggaatcaaacctgggttcttaggtttcgcaggcaaatgccttgactgctgagccatctctccagtccctagttcattttctgagacaaggtatTAGtaagtagcccaggttggcctcaaatttgtggcaactctcctgcctcatcctcctgagttctATGTGTACCACCATATTCAGATTAGctcttctttcttaaattttacttatttatttgaaagagagaaagaggcagatgggagaatgggcacacgagggcctacagccactgcaaactaactccagatgcattcacctccttgtgcatctggctttatgtgagtactagggaatcgaatctctATCCAGTGGCTTTGccgacaaatgccttaactgcttacgccatctctccagccctcagtttagtttttatttcattttattattactttttaatattgttgggcagaagagatggctcagagcttaaAGACACATGGTTGTAAAGCCTGTCAACCAGGGATCAATTccacagccacccacataaagctggatgggcatttagTTTCtatgacaagagaccctgacaaatGCATTCCTAAACACAGACATTTCAACAAAATGTTAGTTGTAGTTGTAGTCCATGGGGCTAAATAAAGAGTTCAGTCCATACTTGCATGTGAACATGATAATATGAACTCAGATACCCAGCACTGacataaaagctaggcatggtggctggcatacctgtaatccagccctggggaggtggagaggcAATCTCCAAGGTTTGTtacctagctagtctagctgaattactgagctccaggttcagtgaaaaacCTTGtctcgaaacaaaacaaaaggtggaCAGTGATTAAGAAAGACACCTGACGTCAACCTCTAAGCAGTACTCAAGAGGCTAGCTGGCTACCGAAATCACCTAGTTCAGGTTGTGGagataaataaggtggaaagccagGGGAGAtagcacagcctttaatcccagcacttgggaggcagaggtaggtgaatcgctgagttcaaggccaccctgagattacatagtgaattccaggtcagcctgagctagagcaagactctaccttgaaaatacaaaataaataagtaagtacgGTAGAGAGTGATAGAAGAACAGTCATATTCACATCTGGATTCCAAACATGCACATAAGTGTggccacatacatatgaacatttatacacacattggaagaataaaaataaaattttaagtgaccaacaggacccacataaaccagatgcacaaagtggcacatgcatctggagtttgtctgcagaggctggaggcctctagtacacccattcctcacccccacccccgtaaataaataaaaatgaaaaatactttatgtgtaagtagaatcgattaacgggggtgaaaaggcccaaagtgaggtcaggggaagagattgagtaaaggaaaggtggagggagggctaatcaaaacctaacaggatataaacaaatcatatggaatcctccagttttggacaatggaacactcaggagccgtagatcgttgctagaaaattttcagtgccagggatgggatactttccagtgagttgttggccagggaggtccctggtttcccaccaggaagagatggtaagaccctatttctggagactccatatacttgggctgcaaagccaatgagaaatcctgctggaactgagctgataacctcctccatgtagaccagctgacagaaagctggaagaagccattctacatgtagtttaaTGGGAAACAGAGAtacaaccagtgaagatactcaacagtggacactgtaagccttataattggccagccaggccaaatgagccaacaggtgcaaaaatggcatgtctatcatggtggaaaccaactgtcctccaattggactggaggcctgctcatgggagggaatacatccctgatactgaaaacttaaaacaggggtagtcatgagccctaggggtgtaacatctgctgatgtctggataaatgtgtatactatgcttatcaaactgcccagtaagtacttctcttaatattcatacccttatgttactgctactctcactttgagtacagaatcttctcttttcaaatgacagtgaccttgggacgactcagaaggtatcatagtgctggaaagaagtgactggagtactgagtaacatcttttattttttattttatttttttaatttatttatctttttttttttttttttttggttttttgaggtagggtctcactctagctcaggctgacctggaatttactctgcattctcagggtggccttgaactcacggtgatcctcctacctctgcctcccgagtgctgggattaaaggcatgcgccgccacacccagcttctgagtaacatcttgatcacaccttccaaggctcagggtctaatgcggatgaggtagtggaaagaatgtaagggccaaaggaagggtaggactccttacaacatgctccctccagacacaaaatggcctggatatccatgacctcacagtgcctgacactacctacacaagaccatcataagaggaggaaaagaccacaacatcaaaataagagagagactggttgagatggggaggggatataatggagaatagaatttcaaaggggaaagtggaggggggggaagagggtattaccatgtgatattttttataatcatggaaaatgttaataaaaattgaggaaaaaggaaaaaaaattaacctgggctagagtgagaccctacctcaaaaaaaaaaatttaaacataaatatttttttaattttaagcacACTCAGAATCATGTAGAGTAAGCTGAAATCAACAAGCAGAATGAGTAGCTTTACTGCCTATTTGGTTTTTAGTCATATGACTATAATAATTATGAGTACACAGGTCTTCACTTAATACTACAGTTTCACAGATTAAAAATGAATcgtttgtgccaggtgtggttgttCACACCTGTAACACTAGGGATATTGACGCAGTAAGACTGTCTCGTGTGTGAGGCCAGCCAGAACTACATATAGTTAGGACCAGGCCACACAACAAACTCTCAAAATGAAAAacggctggagagctggctcagaggttaagatgcttgcctgctaagcctgacGACCTGAGTTTGCTCCCTCAGTGGCCATCTAAAGCCAGAccaacaaagtggcatatacatctggagttgtttgtcaTGGCTAGAGGGCCTAGCACGCCATTCTCATTTCTTTGCAGCAGGTAAGTCTAGGCCTTCCTCTGGAAGTACAGCTCTCAAGAAGATCCAGACACCTACAAGCAGGACTAAACCAGCAAAGGACCATGTACATTCACCTATTTCCTATCCAGGTGCAAAGTGTGATACAGAAACTGAGAAACTGAAATACTATGTTTGGCAAAACGAATTTTCATATTTTCCCTAAGTATGCTCAATTTTTACGAGTATAAAAACAGTACAGCTAGGCTGGAGAagtgggtcagcagttaaaggtacttgcttgcaaagcctactagccagggttcaattccccagtgatgACATAAAGCTAGAGacacagtagcacatgtgtctggactctGTCTGCaggggaaagaggccctggcatgcccatgctcacttgcacacacactcgttctctaaataaagtatttttaaaatttgaaaacagccaggtgtggtggtacatgcctttagttccagcactcaggaggcagaggtaggaggatctctctgagttcaaggccaccctgagactacgtagtaaatcccaggtcagcttgagctagacagagaccctacctcaaaaaaatcataaaagccaaaaaaaaaaaaaaaaaaacacctgaaaaaagggctgggaaaatggctctgcggttaaggcatttgcctgcaaagcctaatggcccaggttcaattccccagtactcatataaagccagatgcacaaagtgaagcatgcatctagagtgcatttgcagcagctagaagccctggcatgcccatctgtctctctttctctttctctttctgcttgcaaatgaataataaaatatagagccagtcgtggtggcaaacgcctttaatcccagcacttgggaggcagaggtaggagaatcgccatgagttccaggccaccatgagactacacagtgaattccaggtcagcctggactgcagtgggtcactacctcaaaaaaaaaccaaaaaataaaaacgtgtgtgtatgtgtgtacagacacacacacacacgcacacacgtatatatatgagctaggtgtggtggtgcacacctttaatcccagcacttgggaagcagaagtaggagaggatcactgtgaattcaacaccagcctgggactagagtgagctgtaggtcagcatggactataatgagacccaacctcaaaataaataaattaaataaacacacacacactagagtaAATTAGAATCCCTGAATTTTACCTGATCCTAGGTGTTTGGGGGAGCACATGGAAAATATCTTACAGAAAAAACATCATTTTAGTCCTCTAACTAGATATATGAACACAAGTTGTATTACtattttctctgtcattctcactctaaaattaaaaaaaaaaaaaaaaatggttgcgTCCCTGTCACCAATGGGTTGTGACAGATGCTGCTGATCTAGCACCTTGAACTTGCCAAAATAGAATGTGAACAAAGTCATTCTTTCCAAAACCCACTGCCCCACTGGGGAGTCCATTCTACTGGGTAATATAACTGAATGTGGCCTCATAGGTCACCAAGGATGAGTTTTCCTTGAGGCAGGAGTGGCTGGAGGGTGGGAGCCCAGGCATAACCAGGCTGTTCTGGTTCCATGAAGCAGAGCCTACAGTTTCTGGCAGCATTATGATCAGTGTTCAGGACACTGTGACTTGGGGTTtactgttaattttttatttgcacttgtgtatatatgaacacataaggcattcttgctgctgcaaaggaacactaGATGCCTCTGCTACTTTTTCTGTCTCActtacatgagtggcttgggaattaaacccaagttggcaggctttgaaagaagGCCCCCTTTAAaggctgagcaatcttcccagctgaCCTTTACAAATGTTAAGTCACCCCAGGCATAGTGTTGGATGTCTAGTAATCTCAACACCTGGgagacaagaggcaggaggatctaagCAAACTTGGCCTATTATTCATATAGCAAATGccaggccagtcagggctacagATTCACACGCTGCCtcaaaaaagtcaaaagccaggctgaagagatggcttagcagttaaggtgctagcctgcaaagccaaaggatcctggttccactcTCTagaacccatctaagccagatgcacaaggggtcgcatgcatctggagttcctttgcagtggctgaaggccctgacatgcccattctctttttctctgcctttctctctctcaattttttttttttttaagccaaaagcagggctggagagatggcttagtggttaaggcatttacctgcaaatgcTAAAGActggagttctattccccagtacccatgtaaagctagatgcacaaagtagtacatgatctggaattcgtttgcagttgctggaggccctagtatgctcattctctctgtccatttttcctctctatctctctctgcttgcaaataaatgattaaaaaaaaaatttttttaagccaaaaGCAGTAAAATTAATGGTTAAGTCTTAGGCAGGTGGTTTTGTGCTACGGTCATACCCACTGCTCTCTCTGCATGGTacttaataaacttttttttaatagaaataatGTATACAATTAAGTTTCTAAGACTTATTTTCCACACCTACAAATAGAGCTGGTCTACTAGTCCTGAAAATTCTTTATGAGTCTAAAATCCTTCATCTATGAGAAACTGATTGATTAGATAtacttctattttcttctttccagtaGATTATTGGCTACAGGCTATGTAAGTCTAGCactagatatttttttaaatattttatttattttagagagggagagagagaaagaggcagatagagaatgggtgtgttagggcctcgaggcactgcaaaggaactccagacatgtgcaccaccttgtacctctggcttacattAAGTACTGGAGaactcaacctgggtccttaggcttcacagccaagtgccttaaccactaaggcatctcttcagccctagtacTAGATTTCTGACTTAAAGCAAAGTGGCAGTGCtggaatgtaactcagtggtcCAGCTCAGCTTGTTCCAACCCCAGTTTTCCATTCCTGCACCCAGGAAAACCAACTTCTGTAGATTTTATATCCCTAATAGGCATTACCTCTATAAGTAGACAAGCCCTCAAAATAACTTCTCAAAGAGATCCTTCTTGTATTCTTAGTCCAAACAATGTTATTTGTGTCAAATGCTCAAAACAGTATCTACAACAGACTAACCATGTGAAAGGTGAAGTCATTCACACAGCACACCGTCAGAACTGGGTGTGCGACAGTAAGTGGTCGAAAATCCTCACCACATGCAACAACCTCAAGCAAGTATGAGGGTTTTTTTCCTCCCTACATATTTGGCAGAGGAATATAAACTGATTACACACCTGCAAGAAATGCTTCTTTCAAAGGACTGTCAAAAAGCAAAACGAACCAAATCAGTCACCAACAGAAGTAGGTTTCTAGTGAGGACtattaaaaaacaacacaatACAAGTACAatctttggggggaaaaaataccAACTTTCCATCATAAGCTAATaaatggtattaaaaaaaaataaagtcgaCCTGGGTGCAAATAGTGCAATATCATGAAAATATGTAAACTGAATCCAATCAATAACTGGAGGCAGATGTTTGATTCCTAACTAAGGTAGTAATACTGAGTTAGAGCCGCATCTATTTTGTTGCAACACCgctcaagttgtttttttttttctttttcaaaatttcaactgtacaaaaaaagaaaatacctttcTTCCCCTGCTCCCCTCCAAAATACAGACAGTCCTAACCTTTTGaagatttcaaaacaatcttTTTACTTACACAACCTTCAAGAATATCGCAacacccaaaaaaagaaaaaaaggaaatctctCCAAAGCATAACTGTCTTGAAACGGTGATCCATATTTTATGTGAAAATGCTAAAGAGGCAAAATGGTGTTGGGAagagttttttgcttttttttttttaaagcttatttcaACTCGGATAGCCACGCGCGCTTCGTGGTGGCAGACTCTCCCAGAACGCGGTCGATCCCGGGCCGGTCGAGAACCCCCGCCCCAGCCCaagcccggcccggcccggcccggcccagcACGGCGCGGCCGAGAGAGAGGAAGCGCCgagagggcgggcgggcgggcggctaGGGCTCCAAGCAGGCCGGGCCGGGCGGGGGAAGGGGCACTGGAGGCGGCGGGGCGCGCTTCCGGGGACTGCGCGGGCGGGGCCGCCGCCTTAGGCGCGGGGCCCCAGCCGGGAGTCAGGGGGTCAGAACCCGGAGAGGGGTCGGCCAAGGGGGCTGCCTTGCTTGCATGCCCCGCATGCCGGCCGGCCGGCCAGCCCGAGTGCAGCAGGTGGGGCGGCGGCCGCGGCAGGGCGACCGAGCGGGTGGGCCGGAAAAgtgccgggcgggcgggcggacggGCGGGCCCGGAgatggggggggtggagggaaggaaggatttgGGGCTGGGGGGGGACACACCACGGTGGCTTGAAGGGAAAGCTCCCGCTCACCTCGGGCGACGACTCCCAAGTCCGCCGTGGACGCTTGTCCGCCAGGAACAAAGCTCGGAGACGAGGAGCGACAGATCAAGAGGAGACGGTAGACTAACGAGAGAGAACCGACAGACGACGGGCGGCGGGCGGGGAGCGCGAGCCAGCGAGCCAGCGAGCGAGGGCGGGCGGTGGCGGGAGGGCGGGGAGCGACGTGCGCGCCCCCGACCGGCCCAACGGGCTCGAGCCGGAGCCTGTCGCGaccccgcgcgcgcgcgcacacggaCGCCTCAGCCACGATTGCTCAAGAGCGCGTCCACGCCCGAAAAGCAAGACGCTTAACCAATCATTGCAGCCGCGTGGGGCATCACGGGAAACTCCGGGGGCTATAAAAGACCGAGTTGCTATTTTATACTCCCCGAGTCACTCAGCCTTTTAAGTAAGCTGGGTGGGGCCGGGTGCGCGTGCGCCGTTTTAATTACTCCTCCTTCCACCACCCACCCCCTCCGTACTGCCAACTCTTTCGCGCAAGCCAAGTAGGTCCTCCTTTGCCTGGTGTGGCTGCGCGTGCGTAGTGACGGGCCTGACCCCGGAAGACCGGACGCCTGCGCGGAGGGCATTTACGGTGACAGTACACCCGGCGGGGAGCCCCGGCCAGTCATGGCGGAGCCGTGGTCTGGACAATCCTTGCAGGCTCTGCCCGCTACAGTGCTCGGAGCGCTGGGCGCCCTGGGCAGCGAGTTTCTGCGGGAGTGGGAGACACAGGACATGCGCGTGACCCTCTTCAAGCTGCTGTTGCTGTGGTTGGTGTTAAGTCTCCTGGGCATCCAGCTGGCGTGGGGGTTCTACGGGAACACGGTGACCGGGCTGTATCACCGCCCAGGTGAGGCGCCCTACGAACCTCGGTGGTGTGGCTGTTACCACTACCACCAAGCCTAACTGTCCCAGTAAGACTGCCACTGTCACCTCCCCCCCAAGAGTCTCATTATACCTAGACTTAGGCGACCATTCCGTTTAGTGCCAGAACCGCCAATCCACTGTCATTGTAACTTCCTCAGAACCTTCACCAGACAATACAGTCCCTAGCACCCCAGCCCTAGTCTAAATTAAACAATACTGGTGACCCCTAACCTGGGCTGATGCCTGCTCAGATCCCCATCCGCAGTCTGCTGCAACTCTGTGTTCCTGCTTCCAGGTTTGGGTGGCCAGAATGGATCCACACCTGATGGCTCCACGCATTTCCCTTCATGGTGAGTAAATCTGTCCCTACCACAACCCTATGCTTTGCATGCACAGGACCCTCCTTTGCTGGTggtagggaagggaattatcaggATATACGTGCACCACCTTACTGGCCATTTGCAGACATCCTTCAAGTCTGCGGGTAGACCTCAGGCTTCCAGTTAGGGGGATACTAATACCTGGAGAGCCCCCTCATCAGCATGCAGTTTagtaatcttttttaaaacttaaaaaagagagagtgattgagatggggaggagatatgatggagaatggagtttcaaaggggaaagtggggggagggagggtattaccatgggatattttttataatcatggaagttgttaataaaaaaaattgaaaagaaaaaattatttattggggtggagagatggcttagcagttaaggcatttgcctgcaaattccCAGGGCCAtcgtaagtcagacgcacaagggggcgcatgcgtctggagttcatttgcagtgtctggagaccctggcttgcccattctctctctgcccctttctctctatgcttttctctctctcaaataaataaacaaaaatttaaattttttaaaatttagagagagagaatgggtgcactaggtcactcagccactgtagatgaactccatatacatgtgttaccttgtatgtctggcttatatggggcctggggaattgaacctgggtcctttggctttgcaggcaagcaccttaactgcttgagTGGTGGTACTGTCATAATTTCAGAAAGATGAAGTGGCAGGTCACTTGGGAGCAAGACCCTCAGTTGG
Proteins encoded in this window:
- the Tcta gene encoding T-cell leukemia translocation-altered gene protein isoform X1; the protein is MAEPWSGQSLQALPATVLGALGALGSEFLREWETQDMRVTLFKLLLLWLVLSLLGIQLAWGFYGNTVTGLYHRPGLGGQNGSTPDGSTHFPSCTLTDHIRSASSAVRQELTNQGIQLISTSTRWQRSNLAQKTRATQALLKEKARDLQETEMAANESLKTHRE
- the Tcta gene encoding T-cell leukemia translocation-altered gene protein isoform X2, with amino-acid sequence MAEPWSGQSLQALPATVLGALGALGSEFLREWETQDMRVTLFKLLLLWLVLSLLGIQLAWGFYGNTVTGLYHRPGLGGQNGSTPDGSTHFPSWEMAANESLKTHRE